The genomic segment caataaaattttctgtctAATATCATTTCACTTGCCCTTGAACTAAGGGAGTACAGCTATGTGGAGCATTGGTATCACGACGGGGTCACGTTTATTTGTGGCAAATTGGTCTGTGGGTACACTGAACTTCACTGCACTATACGTATACGTACAAAGACAACGTCAGAGGAATTTTTTAAAGAGTTCTTAGGTATTGGGGAACCCTTTTCGAGGGTTCCATGGTTTTTCAGGCAAAGGTTTTTAGCATTTTGCGGACTATGGGGCCGATTTCGCATAAGGAGCAGCTACCCTGACACTCAGACATTTCAAAAGTCAGGCGGCGTCGAAGGCTCTAGGTAATGGGTAGGGCTGTTTCGAGGGGGTTtgataagagaaaaaaaatattatgaatTGAGAAGAGCCGAGGAATAGGCAAACACACTTCGAAAAATAAGGTAAGATTTTTATATACTAATCACTTATCTCTTCtgagcattttttttattgaaagaaGAAATCCTAATGAAGTTGTAGAATATTAATGTGATTTCTCCACTTCTAGGTTACAGATATTGGTAAACGTGGCTGGAATAATTTAGCTGGAAGTAATTTTACATCTCCACAAAGCGAACATGGAGGTTACGGCGATTTCAATCAAGATAATTCCTATCAGCGCTCCCACTCCGTTGGGGGAAATCTATCCTCGGGCATGGGTAATCAATCCAATACCAATGACAATGACTGGGGATGGCAGGATAGTCCTCAGAAACAAATGCCATCATCTAAATCGTATAACAATCAGTTTAAGAATAATTCCGGAGTtattgatgatgacgatgattggTCCGGCTTTGACAGCTATCAAGATTCTTCAAGTTCTTATCAAAATTCGACTACAAATACAACAACGACAAGCAAAAATATGAAACTTTCATCAAATGCCACTGCGCAAAAGCTAAGCGAAGGTTTCGATAGCTTGGATGTTAAAAGTGCAAAACCGAAAACTACATCGTCCAACAATAAATCAGCTGAAGATGATGCGTGGAATTTATTAATGAAttaagcgatatacatatattcataTACACATACGACATTTGAAATCAATTTGTTTAtgtctttgttttgtttctaatgATTAATTTGATTACTATGATTATTCTTATGTATTTCATATAATTTCTCCTaatgtttgaatattttttaatcTGTAATTTTCGCTAGCAAATTTTTTAGAAACTTGTAATTTTGATTGTCTATTTGTCAACACTAttaaaaatatacatacttgcatacatatatatgaatgTAACGActttaaaatcaaacaaaatgttCATATACATACAAATTTCAGTATGcgttttattcatttttaaatAGTGGCGACAGCCGTCTACAAAATACAAGCACCCTACAAATAATAATTTCCTGATTAGAGCCTTAAAGCTGATATTAGGCCATATGTATTTTTCATATGAAATGCCATATGAATGACATGCTAAGACGTACCGTTTTCTCTCTAATCGGTACGTCTTGTTGTAAACTTGTTGACATGTTTCAAGAAGAATTTCAGGCTATagcgcagtatgcacctctggcgaaattttcgctaccataagaaatgcattgacataatCTAACCGGAATTTTTTGCgcaacagggtgacataataggcattggaGAAATTTTTCTTGCAATTACGGATGAAAAAGTATGTTTTGATGCAACATGAAACTAAGTTATttccaaataaaaagtattaattttacatacatatgtgCTTTGTTAGCCAAAAATGATTACAATTCGgctaaaattataaattgatttttgtcgccatctacacaactatttttcagtAGCGACATAAATGCTAATAATAATTTCACAGAATTTCGCCAGAAGTGCATCAAGGCAAATTTCACAGGTAGGAGCAGatggccaacaacaaaaaatcgagtGCACTTTctatcaaaatcagtgattagtgtaaCTCTAATTTTgggtatgttactagttcgcgccatttttctttgcttgtgtgtactatggttcttaactataaagcACGCACACAACCGAACGATATGAagtctcgttgacagatagtgtactccgcgagaaaaaattgtactcagctgtttgctgtacACTACCTGGGTGAATTTGTCTTGAAGTGCATAACCAGCTTTaagcgcagtatgcacctctggcgtAATTTTCATTACCGGTACTGTTACCGAAAATTCGGCTTGCAGGAACGCAGCTCAAAAGTAAAGAGTTAGTGTCATTAGCCCAACTACAAAactctacccccaacgaaactaccttgagtggcaaatgccgaatattaaaatgtcaaagtggttttagaaatacactttgttttacaacttactttcttccaggattcactaatagaaggttaggtcacatgtaaaaacataaagtggataggccccataaacatcattaaggatgtcaaatctgacgattgaaaataggagaaaacgtaaacaaagaatgaatgtaaaaagagaacaagttgacatcctcaatgccaagtactgtcaaatattaaaaaaaagtatatcggctgatcgcttggcttaaccttattcagtgaatcctgacttTCTTCTAGGCTCACAAATTTCTGGACCCTTCCTTATtgacattttagtttttatttgcattgtaaattttcggttgcagccaaCACATTTATGGCGTcactgaaaaatagttgtgtagaaAATAACGACAAACATCAATTTATAATTTGAGAGCTGCAAATTTATGCTGGGGTTTTTTCTCCAGTAGCAATTTGCCGCATCGAACAGATATTGTTTGAAAAGCAGTTGTTTTATACAAATAAGTTGAGAGAAAAAGACTGTTCTTACttttctgcaatttttttttttttggaaaaattcgcgAAGAGACCTATTCGCATTATTTTTTACACGCGTGAGACaaccaaaacacaaacaaaagtcaaacaacaacacacaacaaagacaacagcatTGAGGTACagttgattggtgcccatttcgtgatcatttaattaaaaatatttacaattagTTGAAGCGAAATTTATTCTGAAGCAGTGAAATGTttctactattttgctcatagagcTAAAGATGTTCAATAACTACTGTATTTGGTTTTTCAGGCGAAAagttgaagtcagtactaggctttagtaCTTACCTTAGCACACAATTGGAAAGTTCTTTTTTgctttaagcctagtactggctTCATTCACAACGAAAATgcttattaaattattgcgaaatccgacagACTCTTATGTTtatcagaacacaaacaaaagtctaaCAACAATatacaacaaagacaacagtgtTGAAGCAGATGTTGATTCCGTCCATTTCGTAAGCatttaattattgggttgcccaaaaagtatttgcgaatttttcatatagtcggcgttgacaaatttttttacagcttgtgactctgtaattgcattctttcttctgtcagtttgtgcaaaatttatcctgatgcagcgacatgtcgctacaaTTTTGCTCACAGAACTTAGTACCAtttgtacggaatgtgttcgcattatcttcgtcaccatttttttattgtgcgttttgacagttgtttgtGTGAacagtcgaagtcagtactaggctttacaatcacattttagtactttttccattttccatcTCTAACAACACTGCTGCCAACGTCTAGCAGTGAAATGAACTGAATAACTGATTTGTGTCGAAAAAATATCACATTATCTGGCAATTTTGGAGAACAAGAAAATATAGTGATACAATCAAATTAAACTTTAAAGAACAAGagttccattaaaaaaaattactagtATTAGCAAAGAAGTGGCCTTTTTAAATTGAAGCAATTGCCCATGCGTGAGTGCAAGTGTATGTGTgacaagacaaaattttttgaccgTAGATAAAAAGAGTTTTTCTCAGATAAGAAGTTTTTATTCGGAAGAACAATGTAAGTTGGTTTTCTAAAACAAAGTCATACGTttaaaatatttcgaggttctGCGAAATACCACATTTTTCGTTAGTTGCCTTCGACGTCTTccattttgttggtttttttttttgttttcttttgttacTTATGGCATTGTCATTATGAATATAACATAtgtgtttgtgtgcgtgtgACCAATATGTGTAAAGTGGGAACAGTAGCTATCTTACAGTTGTCAACAAAAGAAAGCACtttgttttcgaaaaaaataGCATTCTGAAAAAGGTGCAATGTGAAGCACCAATTGTCAGCTAAGGCGAATGGCATTATCCACATCGAAAACATTGTTTCAAAACCTTAATAATTGATGCAATTCATATTTAAGTGAGATCAGATTTGGTATAAAGTTAAATTTGTATAGATATGGTGTTGTAGGATATttttcaatatctcttttttttcctTGTATGACAAATAATGTTTTTTACACCGATATTCACAAAACCTTGTGTAGATATGAAATAgcattatttgacagatttcctttttagAACTCTGAAATAATACTATTTAAGGCTTCATTTAGTTCTATGAATACGCCGTTACACACCATACGCTGTTACAATCACCCTCATTTTATAATTCATTCTGTTGGGTTATCAGGTGAAAACTTTCTTGTTACATGCACTGTAAGCAACTTGAAAATTGTTCCTTGAAAAGGAGACACCAAAACAATCAGTGTTTTAGAACAAAACTAGAGAGAGATAGATAGTAGTGTTATATGCGTTGTTGTTTTTACAATCGCCACAACCCTAGCTGATGCCCTACCTGGTGAGGTGAGGATTTTTAAAATCACTCTTGCCACCTGCTGCTAAAGGATGCTTTTGTGAAATGCATGTAGGCAAGGGCTGAGGAGTATGcagttttgtttgcttttttaaatttcaatttagttctctattttataaattttgtaagAACATTATaaggtctaacaactgcagtatgcATCCAGTGGATGACACGCGGTTAAAACTTCTAATTTTTGCCATGGCTCTCTAGCAGGTGTATAGGCCTGAGTTGCCTCTCTTGCCCTTTCAGAAATGTTTGATTTGcagtttaatttcctgtccagcaaaacacccaggtattttgcgctttcagtaaatggaacattcgctCCTTCGAAGGAGACAGGTGTCACTGCAGGTAACTTGTATTCCcttctgaaaagaactacttctgtcttacacGGTTTTACGCCTACACCACTTTCggtatctctaagagtgctgggaaattttCCCAAACCGCCAagccatcagcatacgcgatcacttttacatatttttgttcCGGAgacaataatattgggttgcccgtcTATCGAACTTTACCAACATCGATAAAATTTATAGCAACACAGGCAATTTCCAAACGTCTCTTTTTcaacaaataattttaatttttgtttagaaattgtaattaaaacaaaatacattttttagttAGTACCAACAGAATCAAAATGCTGTACACACTAATTTTTTGCTATTAAAATTCACATGCTGTGATCATAAgattgttgtgttctatctttcgtctgcttgattctgttgagtgctgagactcaggaactctgcgactaagatggggtgcgtccacagggatctgggtctgagttgagtgggtttggctgggcagttaaactggTGTCATGTATCGTGcgatccctggttacaatcgggacatacatcttgcacatcggcatcaatgcttgctctgtaggagttgaggcggctgcatctgccggaacgtaattgagccagaactactctgatttgccgggggaggtcaatttcctaactcATAAGATTGTAAAGTCTTGTTGTATgtgaaatcataaaataaatgaaattaagtTCGCATGGGTCCATATAGAGCAATTGAAAAAACCAAGTTTATTCCACGATTTGGATTAATAATCACAGCCAAAAAATATtagagattttatttttaaattttatatagttGTTCTTACTTGTTAGAAACCTACTTTAACTAAAAATGTTTAAGTAATTTATATGTTTTTTCTCCCTCTAGAATACTGTCATCGGCAATAATATCACACACAAGAGAAAGGAAAAAATACATTTGGTTTTCTTGGCACCAGCACTCTTGCACTTCTTTGAAAAATGGCTTGTGCTACACTAAAGCGCTCTTTAGATTGGGAATCAATAAACCAAAGACCTAACAAACGTCGACGTTGTAATCCATTCGGACAATCAACCAGCGGTTCTCCTTCACGTTCTGCATCTATACACGATGGACTTCCCGGATCAAACCCACAATCACCAAGCAGTCGCTTTGCCAGAGAACCTCAACCAAGTCCTTTTGCCGATgtaaatttgtcaaaaatgtcACCAGACAAAATGTCACAAAATATCCGTGAAGAAATCAAACGACTGCACAGACGCAAACAATTGCCCTTTACATCGGCTGCTATCGAACGTATGCAAGACTCGGAGTCAAGCGGCTCTGAAATGGGACCCGATAGCCCCAGACGTCCTGACAGCCCCCCAAGTATGGTTCGTAACCCGGAAAAGGCATTATTTACATTTAAACAGGTGAGTATGGCTGTGATTTTTTAAATCGAAACGTGCTAAATCTGTTTCGCGGAAACAGTAGCGGATTTCAGCAGTGAGGTTTACCTCTGCTGTTATAATAGAAGGGCTACACAGTCTTTACGGGCAATTTAATTTCTTTCCTTAGCCGAATTTCGGTGTTCTACCTTTTACATGCATTCCGTTCGGATTCGGAATACTCCAATGGACAACTTTTGTGTGTGCACAAAGGTCGACCAATTTTTCCCTGCGTGTGTGTAGAGCACAGTCATTTTGTTCGTCGCCTTAGCTTATAATCTGCTTTATATTtgaacataaaaatttaaaggcaATCGAAGTAAATAGTTGctttgaaaatggcaaaaattttcaTGTTTCAAACGCATGTGACTAACTGACGTGactaatttgaattttttgaatcattttgtttttgttttaggtgAAATTAATATGTGGACGTATGATAAAAGAACGTGAAGATGAATTGCGTGAAAAATATGAAGCTGTACTGACAACAAAACTTGCAGAGCAATATGACGCTTTCGTTAAATTTACTTATGATCAAATACAAAGACGTTATGAAGCTGCTCCAAGCTGTAAGTAATTAATTTTAGCACAAGTTTTAGTGTCAAGtaatcaaatatttttgaaaaaaaaaaaacaagttaaaactgactaaattcggccgggacgaatcttggatACCAAAATGGACACTACTTAAATTAGTTTataattgaattattttgaacaattaagagcgtgctgagttcggccgggccgaatcctatataccctccaccgtggattgcatttgtcgagttatatgCCCGGTATCcctttatatcaagttatggtccgaccacaaatgaatgctgaacattgtagaagtcattgtgtaatatttctgtTCATTCGTATAAGAAGTGCGCCTTGTAGGGCCTCAAGAGACAAAATcgtgagataggtttatatgggagctgtatcaagctattgatcgattcaggccatattagacacgtatgttgaagctcacgagagaagccgttgtgcaacatttctgccaaatcgaatgagaattgcgccctctagaggctctagaagtcaggatcccagatcggtttatatgacagctatatcaggttatgtaccgacttgaatcatacttagcacagctgttggaagtcaaaacaaaacacctcatgcaaaatttcagccaaatcggatgagaattgcgcgctctattgggtCAAAACGTTAAGATCCAAGAAGGGTTtctatgacagcaatatctgattatgcaatcccatggcagccggttgtatgtaccggattgacccgatgaattccttcatcggcaagggctgccgcttcagtgtaccacacactgctactacaacatgaaccgatttgaatcatacttaaaacagttgttagaagtgataccaaaatactacgtacaaaatttcagtcaaatcggacgagaattgcgcaatGACAGCAATAcctgattatgaaccgatttggcaatcccatggcagccggttgtatgtaccggattgacccgatgaattccttcatcggcaagggctgccgcctcagtgtaccacacactgctactacaataacaacaacatggaccgatttgaatcatacttaagacagttgttgaaagtgataccaaaatactacgtgcaaaatttcagtcaaatcggacgagaattgcgccctttagaggcacaagaagtcaggacccaagatcggcttatagggcagctatatcaaaacatgaaccgatgtgaatcatacgaagcgcaattgttggaagtgataccaaaaaaaacacgtgaaaaatttcagtcaaatcgggcgaaaattgtgccctctagaggctcaagaagttaagaccctagatcggtttatatggcagctatatcaaaacatggaccgatttggcccatttacaatcccaaatgacctaaactaataaaaagtatttgtgcaaaatttcaagcagctagctttaatccttcgaaagttaacgtgctttcgaacggacggacggacatggctagatcgacttaaattgacATGACATATGGAgcctcagatgcatatttcgaggtgttacaaacagaatgacgaaattagtataccccatcctatggtgggtggtataaaaatcatattggAAGCAATCAGCTAAGATGCGTCCCATATCTACTTATTGATTTATCTAGTTGACATTTAGTTTGAGCGTTGAAAGTCACAAGTGCACATCATGTCCAAAActccggccaaatcggatgaaaattgaggctccatTGAATCGGACAATCAGCTTATATGGGGGCAGTATGCTTTTAAAAACCTAAATCGATATGGGAGGCATAAGGGTACATAACgtaccaaatcgaataagtatTGGAGTTTTTTAGgatctgaagaagtcaaatcggataatcgtTTTATATGTGTGATATATTTATCTGGGTGTAGTCCGGTGTGAGTTTTAAAGGACATAAATGTACTTTACACACCTTTTTTCATGCAAGTTAGGCGAAAAAGTAAGGCCTGTAAGTGCTCATCAAATCAAATCGGGGAATCAGTTAAGGTTCATTTTATtcatataataaaacaaaacaatgacCGACTCAAACAAGTTAACTATTCATTATGACTTAAAAACCAAAATGacttaaaaacttaatttaaaaaaacgGCAAGAGCCGTTACCGTAGtccagcgttcgaagccatcaatacaacttccaacagatgcacagaatcttgTAGGTACcgcggaagtagtgtaatttgtgCAGACAGAAAATGTGCCATTACACAGAAagacatgcattgggaaaagtacagctactAGGCAGGGTTGTAGAGCGCAGTACATgcggtatttgtatcatagaagcgaggcgttttcgcaatcaATTAGGTAAAAGTACAACATACTAACATACGGCCCTTGaaaccttcacacctaatatggctgatgggTAATTGTAACCAAAGAGaatgagaaacaaacaaaaattgtaaaatttaatgatcttggcCCTAACAGACAA from the Stomoxys calcitrans chromosome 1, idStoCalc2.1, whole genome shotgun sequence genome contains:
- the LOC106084463 gene encoding akirin; the protein is MACATLKRSLDWESINQRPNKRRRCNPFGQSTSGSPSRSASIHDGLPGSNPQSPSSRFAREPQPSPFADVNLSKMSPDKMSQNIREEIKRLHRRKQLPFTSAAIERMQDSESSGSEMGPDSPRRPDSPPSMVRNPEKALFTFKQVKLICGRMIKEREDELREKYEAVLTTKLAEQYDAFVKFTYDQIQRRYEAAPSYLS